A single region of the Ziziphus jujuba cultivar Dongzao chromosome 10, ASM3175591v1 genome encodes:
- the LOC107411079 gene encoding inner membrane protein PPF-1, chloroplastic, which yields MAKILISSPSFVGAPLPSLSRFGPQNLHSRRLVTTRIRFSLHEVPPIHSIDSAIDFSSIASRVEGLLYTLADAAVAVDSASGGAASTSTDAAAQKNGGWFGFISEAMEFVLKVLKDGLSAVHVPYAYGFAIILLTVIVKVATFPLTKQQVESTLAMQNLQPKIKAIQERYKGNQERIQLETSRLYRQAGVNPLAGCFPTLATIPVWIGLYQALSNVANEGLLTEGFFWIPSLGGPTTIAARQSGSGISWLLPFVDGRPPLGWHDTAAYLVLPVLLVVSQFVSMEIMKPPQTDDPAQKNTLLVFKFLPLMIGYFSLSVPSGLSIYWFTNNILSTAQQVWLRKLGGAKPAVNENASGIITAGRAKRSDSQPVRSGDRFRQLKEEERKKKSKQEVQVSASASDSEDGSDEENKDRDDEVLEKAYSSNISKEVPEYRPKRSKRSKRRRAV from the exons ATGGCGAAAATTCTGATATCCTCCCCTTCCTTCGTCGGCGCTCCTCTTCCGTCACTCTCTCGCTTTGGACCGCAGAACCTCCATAGCCGCAGGCTGGTTACTACCAGAATTAGGTTCAGCCTCCATGAGGTTCCTCCAATCCATTCCATCGATTCCGCCATTGATTTCAGCTCGATTGCTAGCAGAGTAGAAGGCCTGCTTTACACGCTTGCCGATGCCGCCGTTGCTGTGGACTCCGCCTCCGGTGGAGCTGCCTCCACCTCCACCGACGCCGCAGCGCAGAAAAATGGCGgctggttcggcttcatctcTGAGGCCATGGAATTTGTTCTCAAG GTTTTGAAAGATGGACTTTCGGCTGTGCATGTACCATATGCGTATGGATTTGCGATTATATTGCTCACAGTGATTGTCAAAGTTGCTACATTTCCTCTAACAAAACAACAG GTGGAATCGACGTTGGCAATGCAAAACCTTCAACCAAAGATCAAAGCTATTCAAGAAAGATATAAAGGCAACCAA GAAAGAATTCAACTTGAGACATCACGACTGTACAGGCAGGCTGGGGTTAATCCATTAGCAG GCTGTTTTCCAACTTTGGCCACAATTCCAGTCTGGATAGGTCTATATCAAGCTCTCTCAAATGTGGCTAATGAG GGACTGTTGACAGAAGGTTTCTTTTGGATTCCTTCTTTGGGCGGCCCAACAACAATTGCTGCTCGACAAAGTGGTTCTGGCATTTCTTGGCTGCTTCCCTTTGTG GATGGTCGGCCACCACTTGGCTGGCATGATACTGCAGCATACCTTGTTCTACCTGTCCTCCTTGTTGTTTCTCAGTTTGTCTCAATGGAGATCATGAAGCCTCCCCAG ACTGATGATCCAGCTCAAAAGAACACACTTCTTGTATTCAAGTTTCTTCCGCTTATGATTGGTTACTTCTCCTTGTCTGTTCCGTCAGGATTATCAATTTACTG GTTCACGAATAATATCCTCAGCACAGCACAACAAGTATGGCTACGCAAATTAGGAGGTGCAAAGCCTGCTGTCAATGAAAATGCAAGTGGAATCATTACGGCAGGACGTGCAAAACGATCAGATTCTCAGCCAGTGCGATCTGGTGATAG ATTTAGGCagttaaaagaagaagagagaaaaaaaaaatccaaacaagAGGTTCAGGTATCAGCGTCTGCATCTGATTCTGAAGATGGGTCAGACGAAGAGAACAAAGACAGG GATGATGAGGTTCTAGAGAAAGCATATTCTTCTAACATTAGTAAAGAGGTTCCCGAATACCGGCCCAAGAGAAGCAAGCGTTCTAAACGGAGGCGTGCTGTATAA
- the LOC107411075 gene encoding CLAVATA3/ESR (CLE)-related protein 46 — translation MLVRSVCQNTTSSMHKLMLNMGRQTLIYLLLAWLLLAAYPRHYSTVSVQAIESAHFKLKPAQPNSRSGRFVFPAWVDGKKIHKAPSGPNPVGNHRPPSKH, via the exons ATGCTTGTAAGAAGCGTCTGCCAGAACACAACCAGCAGCATGCACAAGCTCATGCTCAACATGGGAAGACAGACTCTTATCTATCTTCTCCTTGCATGGCTCCTGCTTGCAGCTTATCCACGCCATTACTCTACGGTTTCTGTTCAAGCTATTGAATCAG CTCATTTCAAGCTCAAACCTGCACAACCAAACTCAAGGTCTGGCAGATTTGTTTTCCCTGCTTGG GTTGATGGAAAGAAGATTCATAAAGCACCATCAGGACCCAACCCAGTTGGGAATCACCGCCCACCATCCAAGCATTGA